GAATTTGTTCACGTTTGACGGTTTCAATGGCTTCAGCCAGAGACGCAAACTGACGCGTTGGTTGATACGACTCTAGCGTCGCTAGGGGAGACACACTCTGCTGTCGTAGTTCACCAGGCAGATCGGCAACGCTCAGGACTGGCCCTTGCGATAAGACCGTGGCACGCTCAATGATGTTTTGCAATTCACGCACATTGCCGGGCCATGCATATTGTTGTAGTGCGGCCATCGCGGCGGTATCGATCATCAGCCTCGGACGTTTCATCTCATCACAGTAACGAGCTGTGCAATGCTCAATCAGGGCGGGTAAATCTTCACTGCGCTCGCGTAACGGTGGTAAGGTAATGGGCACGACATTGAGTCGATAATAAAGATCCTCGCGAAACTGCCCTTGCTGCATCGCCTGCCGTAAATTGCGATTGGTCGCGGCAATCACGCGAACGTCGACGCGAAAATCTTTGACCCCACCAACGCGTTGAAATTCTTTTTCTTGCAAAACACGGAGGAGCTTCGCTTGTAGATTTGGCGCGAGGTCACCAATTTCATCAAGGAAGATTGTCCCGCCATCGGCCAACTCAAACTTTCCTCGCTTCTGCGCAATCGCTCCGGTGAAGGCGCCTTTCTCATGACCGAACAGTTCGCTCTCAAGTAATTCTGGCGTGAGCGCCACGCAATTCACTGCCACAGAGGGCTGCTCTACGCGTGGACTCCATTGATGAATGGCACGGGCAATGACTTCCTTGCCGGTCCCACTTTCCCCAAGCAAGAGCACCGTGGAGTTTGCTACTGCAGCGCTCCGGGCCACATGCAACGCCTCTTGCATTGCTGGACTTGAACCGCCCACCAGGCGATAACGCTCGTGTACCACTTCGGCAAACGCGACTTTCGCTTTCTGAATTGCTGTCGCAGCTTTGGTCCGATACAAAGCCGGCGTCGCCAAGCCGCCAAAGGCCGCTAACAATTCCAGATCCGTTGGCTGAAACCCACCGACCGCAGCCGTATTCAACACCTCGATCGCACCAACAAGTCGACCTTCATGGCGCAGCGGCGCACACAGCACCATCTTTGTTCTGAATCCGGTTTGCCGATCGATCTGTCCAAAGAAGCGGGGCTCAGTTGCGACATCGTTGCAGATCACGCCTTCACCATGAGCCGCTACCCACCCAATGATGCCTTGCCCAAGAGGAAGGTGAACCTCTTCGAGTTTTGCGCCACCTAACGTAAAAGCAAAAGAGAGTTGTTG
The sequence above is a segment of the Deltaproteobacteria bacterium genome. Coding sequences within it:
- a CDS encoding sigma-54-dependent Fis family transcriptional regulator, translated to MIETTQRLLTLTEPEDLLQTILESTLRLFAAQACSIALVDENAQQLSFAFTLGGAKLEEVHLPLGQGIIGWVAAHGEGVICNDVATEPRFFGQIDRQTGFRTKMVLCAPLRHEGRLVGAIEVLNTAAVGGFQPTDLELLAAFGGLATPALYRTKAATAIQKAKVAFAEVVHERYRLVGGSSPAMQEALHVARSAAVANSTVLLLGESGTGKEVIARAIHQWSPRVEQPSVAVNCVALTPELLESELFGHEKGAFTGAIAQKRGKFELADGGTIFLDEIGDLAPNLQAKLLRVLQEKEFQRVGGVKDFRVDVRVIAATNRNLRQAMQQGQFREDLYYRLNVVPITLPPLRERSEDLPALIEHCTARYCDEMKRPRLMIDTAAMAALQQYAWPGNVRELQNIIERATVLSQGPVLSVADLPGELRQQSVSPLATLESYQPTRQFASLAEAIETVKREQIQLALDENGGNQTKAARRLGLPRPNLSRLMKQLGLR